One Amycolatopsis thermophila DNA segment encodes these proteins:
- a CDS encoding dihydrodipicolinate synthase family protein, producing MQPLRADTLTGVWGSVLLPVNDDDSIDFARLGEAVDALLGSGVHGVYTNGTAGEFFTLTDAEYDRLHELVAARASAAGVPFQLGASHPSGQLSRERVRRAAALRPGAIQVVLPDWLPLGPDEAVAALRGLADAADGVPLVLYHPPYAKTQVGPDLLERLAGEVPELIGVKVPGIDVARRVAGRLAVFVAGHTLASARPDGAAGSYSNVACLSPAGAVRWWEQMRTDPSAALDLERRLREFIAGHIVPLGAADPALDKTLAAIGGWAPVGTRVRWPHRSVPAGAIPALRAVAQRLVPELLG from the coding sequence GTGCAACCTCTCCGCGCCGACACCCTCACCGGTGTGTGGGGCAGCGTCCTGCTGCCGGTGAACGACGACGACAGCATCGACTTCGCCCGCCTGGGGGAGGCGGTGGACGCGCTGCTGGGTTCGGGTGTGCACGGCGTGTACACCAACGGCACCGCCGGGGAGTTCTTCACGCTCACCGACGCGGAGTACGACCGGCTGCACGAGCTGGTCGCCGCGCGGGCGAGCGCGGCCGGGGTGCCGTTCCAGCTCGGCGCGAGTCACCCGAGCGGGCAGCTGTCGCGTGAGCGCGTGCGCCGCGCCGCCGCCCTGCGGCCCGGTGCGATCCAGGTCGTCCTGCCCGACTGGCTCCCGCTCGGGCCCGACGAGGCGGTGGCGGCCCTGCGCGGGCTGGCCGACGCGGCGGACGGAGTTCCGCTCGTGCTGTACCACCCGCCGTACGCGAAGACCCAGGTGGGGCCGGACCTGCTGGAGCGGCTGGCCGGCGAGGTGCCGGAGCTGATCGGCGTGAAGGTGCCCGGCATCGACGTCGCGCGGCGCGTCGCCGGACGGCTCGCGGTGTTCGTCGCCGGCCACACGCTCGCCTCGGCCCGCCCGGACGGCGCGGCGGGGTCCTACTCGAACGTCGCGTGCCTGAGCCCGGCGGGCGCCGTCCGCTGGTGGGAGCAGATGCGCACCGACCCGAGCGCGGCACTCGACCTCGAACGACGGCTGCGCGAGTTCATCGCCGGGCACATCGTCCCGCTCGGCGCCGCCGACCCCGCACTGGACAAGACGCTCGCCGCGATCGGCGGGTGGGCTCCGGTCGGCACGCGGGTGCGCTGGCCGCACCGCTCCGTCCCGGCCGGCGCGATCCCCGCGCTGAGGGCTGTCGCGCAACGGCTGGTGCCCGAACTGCTCGGCTGA
- a CDS encoding NAD(P)/FAD-dependent oxidoreductase, protein MNETYDVVVVGGGAAGLAGALALARARRSVLVVDAGEPRNARAGHVHNYLAREGTPPAELVAIGRDEVTAYGGEIVRGTVTTAVRTGDGFALTLDGRQIVRARRLLVTTGLADELPDIEGVAERFGRDVLHCPYCHGWEVRDQAIGVVGGNPMAVHASLLWRQLSEDVTLFRHRAPELTGEQREELAARGIRVVEGEVAAVEVTGDRLTGVRMRSGEVVPRQAVVVAPRFTARAGLLTGLGLEVTEQVLQGHVMGTFVAADPAGATAVPGVWVAGNVANVSAQVIVSAAGGMTAGAAINADLVAEDTGRAVAAHRAGPFAGERAVGELVMGDRRHGI, encoded by the coding sequence GTGAACGAGACCTACGATGTCGTCGTGGTGGGTGGCGGTGCGGCCGGGCTCGCCGGCGCGCTGGCGCTGGCGCGGGCGCGCCGGTCGGTGCTGGTCGTCGACGCGGGGGAGCCGCGCAACGCGCGCGCCGGGCACGTGCACAACTACCTGGCCCGGGAGGGCACGCCGCCGGCCGAGCTGGTCGCGATCGGGCGCGACGAGGTGACCGCGTACGGGGGTGAGATCGTCCGGGGGACCGTGACGACGGCCGTCCGGACCGGCGACGGGTTCGCGCTGACGCTGGACGGCCGGCAGATCGTCCGCGCGCGCCGCCTGCTCGTCACGACCGGGCTGGCCGACGAGCTGCCCGACATCGAGGGCGTCGCCGAGCGGTTCGGGCGGGACGTGTTGCACTGCCCGTACTGCCACGGCTGGGAGGTGCGCGACCAGGCGATCGGCGTCGTCGGCGGGAACCCGATGGCCGTGCACGCCAGCCTGTTGTGGCGGCAGCTGAGCGAAGACGTGACGCTGTTCCGGCACCGCGCGCCCGAGTTGACCGGCGAGCAGCGCGAGGAGCTGGCCGCCCGCGGGATCCGCGTGGTCGAGGGCGAGGTCGCCGCCGTGGAGGTCACCGGTGACCGGCTGACCGGGGTGCGGATGCGCTCCGGCGAGGTCGTGCCGCGGCAGGCCGTCGTCGTCGCGCCGCGGTTCACCGCGCGGGCCGGGCTGCTCACCGGTCTCGGGCTGGAGGTGACCGAGCAGGTCCTGCAGGGGCACGTCATGGGCACGTTCGTCGCGGCGGACCCGGCCGGCGCCACCGCGGTGCCGGGCGTGTGGGTCGCCGGGAACGTCGCCAACGTCAGCGCACAGGTGATCGTGTCCGCGGCCGGCGGGATGACGGCCGGCGCGGCGATCAACGCCGACCTCGTCGCCGAGGACACCGGGCGGGCGGTGGCGGCCCACCGGGCCGGGCCGTTCGCGGGTGAACGTGCGGTCGGCGAGCTCGTGATGGGAGACCGGCGTCATGGGATCTGA
- a CDS encoding sialate:H+ symport family MFS transporter, giving the protein MATPPPTTPGSFRQLSGAQRRAFFAAWLGYLLDGFDFILITLILTEIADEFDLSLTKAATLVSAAFVSRWLGGLVLGAVGDRYGRKPAMIVAIVAFSVGSGLCGFAWGYWSLFVFRALVGIGMAGEYGSSATYVMESWPKSMRNRATGFLLSAYPIGTVVAALAYEVIVPAGGWRWLFYVGIVPVALTLYLRRSLPEAAEWEAEVAGKDDVTTSSVLFAPRRRLPNAVLAAVVSAALVLIFTGLAHGAAPYLVAVTVLGLAGFAMQLAGRLWPVMIAVMLTVFCAFLYSWPIQSLLPSYLKSELGFSPGQVSNALTWAGLGYAAGTCLAGVIGDKLGTRPTYVLGLFVSLAFVFPVFALPSDNVVLLWVLLFAMQATSQGISGLLPKYVGDHFPTRLRAAGLGFTYNVGALGGAVAPLAGAAIAADIGSLGTALMVLAGSLTVVVALVIGLDVPARIGRALKIDSDAPALAPHERKAVSGF; this is encoded by the coding sequence ATGGCAACGCCGCCGCCCACCACCCCGGGGTCGTTCCGGCAGCTGTCCGGAGCCCAGCGCAGGGCGTTCTTCGCCGCCTGGCTCGGCTACCTGCTCGACGGCTTCGACTTCATCCTGATCACGCTGATCCTCACCGAGATCGCCGACGAGTTCGACCTGAGCCTCACCAAGGCCGCGACGCTGGTGTCCGCGGCCTTCGTGTCCCGCTGGCTGGGCGGGCTCGTGCTCGGCGCCGTCGGCGACCGGTACGGCCGCAAACCGGCGATGATCGTCGCGATCGTGGCGTTCTCGGTCGGCAGCGGGCTGTGCGGCTTCGCGTGGGGTTACTGGTCGCTGTTCGTCTTCCGCGCGCTGGTGGGCATCGGCATGGCGGGCGAGTACGGGTCGAGCGCCACCTACGTCATGGAGTCGTGGCCGAAGTCGATGCGCAACCGCGCCACCGGCTTCCTGCTGTCGGCCTACCCCATCGGCACGGTCGTCGCCGCGCTCGCCTACGAGGTCATCGTGCCCGCGGGCGGCTGGCGCTGGCTGTTCTACGTGGGCATCGTCCCGGTCGCGCTCACCCTGTACCTGCGCCGGTCGCTGCCCGAGGCCGCCGAATGGGAGGCCGAGGTCGCCGGCAAGGACGACGTGACCACCTCGTCGGTGCTGTTCGCGCCGCGGCGCCGCCTGCCGAACGCGGTGCTGGCCGCGGTGGTGTCCGCCGCGCTCGTGCTGATCTTCACCGGCCTGGCGCACGGCGCGGCGCCGTACCTCGTCGCGGTGACCGTGCTCGGCCTCGCCGGGTTCGCGATGCAGCTCGCCGGGCGGCTCTGGCCGGTGATGATCGCGGTGATGCTGACGGTGTTCTGCGCCTTCCTCTACTCCTGGCCGATCCAGTCGCTGCTGCCCAGCTACCTCAAGTCCGAGCTGGGTTTCAGCCCGGGCCAGGTGTCGAACGCGCTGACCTGGGCCGGGCTCGGCTACGCGGCGGGCACGTGCCTGGCCGGCGTCATCGGCGACAAGCTCGGCACGCGGCCCACCTACGTCCTCGGGTTGTTCGTGTCGCTGGCGTTCGTGTTCCCCGTGTTCGCCCTGCCGTCGGACAACGTGGTGCTGCTGTGGGTGCTGCTGTTCGCCATGCAGGCCACCAGTCAGGGCATCTCCGGACTGCTGCCGAAGTACGTCGGCGACCACTTCCCGACGCGGCTGCGCGCCGCCGGGCTCGGGTTCACCTACAACGTCGGCGCGCTCGGCGGCGCGGTCGCACCGTTGGCCGGCGCCGCGATCGCCGCGGACATCGGCAGCCTCGGGACCGCGCTCATGGTCCTCGCCGGGTCGCTCACCGTCGTCGTCGCGCTCGTGATCGGCCTCGACGTGCCCGCGCGCATCGGCCGCGCCCTCAAGATCGACTCCGACGCGCCCGCGCTGGCGCCGCACGAAAGGAAAGCCGTCAGTGGTTTCTGA
- a CDS encoding VOC family protein — translation MTGRIVHFEIPFDDGERARGFYREAFGWDVSEMPEMNYTVASTGPATEQGMPSEPGFINGGMFARADAAPKSPVLTIDVTSIDAALDKIERLGGSKLVGRTEIPNMGFYAYFTDTEGNVLGLWESLPRS, via the coding sequence ATGACCGGCAGGATCGTGCACTTCGAAATCCCGTTCGACGACGGCGAGCGGGCCCGCGGCTTCTACCGCGAGGCGTTCGGCTGGGACGTCTCGGAAATGCCGGAGATGAACTACACCGTCGCGTCCACCGGCCCGGCCACCGAGCAGGGGATGCCGTCCGAGCCCGGCTTCATCAACGGCGGCATGTTCGCGCGCGCCGACGCCGCCCCGAAGAGCCCGGTGCTGACGATCGACGTGACGAGCATCGACGCGGCGCTGGACAAGATCGAACGCCTCGGCGGGTCCAAGCTGGTGGGCCGCACGGAAATCCCGAACATGGGGTTCTACGCGTACTTCACCGACACGGAGGGCAACGTCCTGGGCCTGTGGGAGAGCCTGCCGCGAAGCTAG
- a CDS encoding dihydrodipicolinate synthase family protein, with protein MVSDTTFDPHGVVPPLVTPLDEHGEVDRRSLERLLAFQLDAGVDGVFVGGSSGEIALLDTEQRRAVLEVTVGTVAGAVPVLAGAVDTGTRRVVEHARQAAALGADAVVVTAPFYVEPHPAEVVTHFRRVHAAVDVPVVAYDIPSAVRTRLTPDIVTELAESKAIVALKDSSGDLATFREVLRRTDLPALTGSEVLADTAMSLGAAGLVPGLGNVDPHGYVRLYRAARDGDFAAAKAEQDRLAALFRITTVADLRRIGFTAGALGSFKAALAWRGVIDHPATNAPLHPLDDAELSVIETILTEAGLGRVRDH; from the coding sequence GTGGTTTCTGACACCACCTTCGACCCGCACGGTGTCGTCCCCCCGCTCGTCACGCCGCTGGACGAACACGGCGAAGTGGACCGCCGCTCGCTCGAACGGCTGCTGGCGTTCCAGCTCGACGCCGGTGTGGACGGCGTGTTCGTCGGCGGCTCCAGCGGTGAAATCGCGCTGCTGGACACCGAGCAGCGGCGGGCCGTTCTGGAGGTCACGGTCGGCACCGTCGCCGGGGCCGTGCCGGTGCTCGCGGGCGCCGTCGACACCGGCACCAGGCGGGTCGTCGAGCACGCGCGGCAGGCCGCGGCACTCGGCGCGGACGCCGTCGTGGTGACCGCCCCGTTCTACGTCGAACCCCATCCCGCCGAGGTGGTCACCCACTTCCGGCGGGTGCACGCGGCGGTCGACGTGCCGGTGGTCGCCTACGACATCCCGTCCGCCGTGCGGACCCGGCTGACGCCCGACATCGTCACCGAACTGGCCGAGTCCAAGGCGATCGTCGCGCTCAAGGACTCCAGCGGCGACCTCGCGACGTTCCGGGAAGTGCTGCGGCGCACCGATCTGCCCGCCCTGACCGGCTCCGAGGTGCTGGCGGACACCGCGATGTCGCTGGGTGCCGCCGGTCTCGTGCCCGGGCTCGGCAACGTGGACCCGCACGGGTACGTGCGCCTGTACCGGGCGGCCCGCGACGGCGATTTCGCCGCGGCGAAGGCGGAACAGGACCGGCTGGCCGCGCTGTTCCGGATCACCACCGTCGCGGACCTGCGCCGGATCGGCTTCACCGCGGGCGCGCTGGGCTCGTTCAAGGCGGCGCTGGCCTGGCGCGGGGTCATCGACCACCCGGCGACGAACGCGCCGCTGCACCCGCTGGACGACGCGGAACTGTCCGTGATCGAAACGATCCTGACCGAGGCGGGGCTGGGCCGGGTACGCGATCACTGA
- a CDS encoding haloacid dehalogenase type II: MNGIPEIEVVVFDVLGTLVDEPGGLRAAIDEAVPRDAPADDLLTRWQQHVEREQQRIVDGHRAYANTEVIDAEAAHQVAERAGLTDPAAIARLATAGQRLPPWSDSVAGLERLSRRFPVLALSNAGRTALLRLNAHAGLRWHQALSCETVRAYKPAPEVYRHAIDTAGCPPERVLMVAAHAWDLRGAQAAGMRTAYVHRPVGDPPAPADTFDARFDGLADLVTALTGDSSGTP; the protein is encoded by the coding sequence ATGAACGGGATCCCCGAGATCGAGGTCGTCGTCTTCGATGTGCTCGGCACCCTGGTCGACGAACCCGGCGGGCTGCGGGCCGCGATCGACGAGGCGGTGCCCCGCGACGCACCGGCCGACGACCTGCTCACCCGGTGGCAGCAGCACGTCGAGCGGGAGCAGCAACGCATCGTGGACGGGCATCGCGCCTACGCCAACACCGAGGTCATCGACGCCGAGGCCGCGCACCAGGTGGCGGAGCGGGCGGGGCTCACGGACCCGGCGGCCATCGCCCGGCTCGCCACCGCGGGGCAGCGCCTGCCCCCGTGGAGCGACTCCGTCGCCGGTCTCGAGCGGCTTTCCCGGCGGTTTCCCGTGCTGGCGTTGTCCAACGCCGGCCGCACCGCGCTGCTGCGCCTCAACGCCCACGCGGGTCTGCGCTGGCACCAGGCCCTGTCCTGCGAAACCGTCCGGGCCTACAAGCCGGCGCCCGAGGTGTACCGGCACGCCATCGACACCGCCGGCTGCCCGCCCGAGCGTGTGCTCATGGTCGCCGCCCACGCGTGGGACCTGCGGGGCGCCCAGGCGGCCGGCATGCGCACCGCCTACGTCCACCGCCCGGTCGGCGACCCACCAGCCCCCGCCGACACGTTCGACGCGCGGTTCGACGGGCTGGCCGACCTGGTCACCGCGCTGACGGGAGATTCGTCCGGAACGCCCTAG
- a CDS encoding SAM-dependent methyltransferase, whose protein sequence is MGSEEYGAEFWEDRYRSQTSVWSGRPNAQLVAEVADLRPGHALDVGAGEGADSCWLAEQGWRVTALDHAGTALRRGAEHAAQAGVADRIDWVRADVRNWDPGDRRFDLISAQFLHLRHAELRAMTTRLAGAVEPGGRLLLVQHDLRDGTHREHLADRFVPAAEIATWLPPGWTVEVDEVRPRTVTGPDGNPMTIHDAVFRARR, encoded by the coding sequence ATGGGATCTGAGGAGTACGGCGCGGAGTTCTGGGAGGACCGGTACCGCTCGCAGACGTCCGTCTGGAGTGGACGTCCGAACGCGCAGCTCGTCGCGGAGGTGGCGGACCTCCGGCCGGGACACGCACTGGACGTCGGAGCCGGTGAGGGCGCCGACAGCTGCTGGCTCGCCGAGCAGGGCTGGCGGGTCACGGCCCTGGATCACGCCGGCACGGCTCTGCGACGCGGGGCCGAGCACGCGGCACAGGCCGGGGTGGCGGACCGGATCGACTGGGTGCGGGCCGACGTGCGGAACTGGGATCCGGGCGACCGGCGCTTCGACCTGATCTCGGCGCAGTTCCTGCACCTGCGCCACGCCGAACTGCGCGCGATGACCACGCGGCTCGCCGGGGCCGTCGAGCCGGGCGGCCGCCTGCTCCTCGTGCAGCACGATCTGCGCGACGGGACCCACCGCGAGCACCTGGCGGACCGGTTCGTCCCGGCGGCGGAGATCGCGACCTGGCTGCCCCCGGGGTGGACCGTCGAGGTCGACGAGGTCCGGCCTCGCACGGTCACCGGCCCCGACGGGAACCCCATGACCATCCACGACGCGGTGTTCCGCGCGCGGCGCTAG